A section of the Triticum dicoccoides isolate Atlit2015 ecotype Zavitan chromosome 7A, WEW_v2.0, whole genome shotgun sequence genome encodes:
- the LOC119331357 gene encoding probable glutathione S-transferase GSTU6, with protein MAGEKNEVKLLGMWASPYMARVKLPLNLKGVSYEYMEEDLANKSELLLCSNPVHKVVPVLIHDGKPICESQVIVQYIDEAFHAAAKALLPADPYERAVARFWAAYIDDKVLGPWEMVLKAKTGKERAVWARRTFEAVDVLEEGLMKCCKGKGLFGGDDIGYLDVLLGGMVPWLYATEKISGHNFFDASKVPLLASWMERFTHLDAAKAVFQEQDVDSLVEFARSVLLTGAATSS; from the coding sequence ATGGCTGGGGAGAAAAACGAAGTGAAGCTGCTGGGGATGTGGGCGAGCCCGTACATGGCGAGGGTGAAGCTGCCGCTTAACCTCAAGGGCGTGAGCTATGAGTACATGGAGGAGGACCTCGCCAACAAGAGCGAGTTGCTCCTCTGCTCGAACCCCGTCCACAAGGTGGTGCCCGTCCTCATCCACGACGGCAAGCCCATCTGTGAGTCCCAGGTCATCGTCCAGTACATCGACGAGGCCTTCCATGCCGCGGCCAAGGCCCTCCTTCCCGCCGACCCTTACGAGCGCGCCGTTGCCCGCTTCTGGGCCGCCTACATCGACGACAAGGTGTTGGGGCCATGGGAAATGGTCTTGAAGGCGAAGACGGGCAAGGAGAGGGCGGTCTGGGCGAGGCGGACGTTTGAAGCGGTGGATGTGCTGGAGGAAGGCCTCATGAAGTGCTGCAAGGGCAAGGGGTTGTTTGGCGGGGACGACATCGGCTACCTCGATGTCCTGCTCGGGGGCATGGTCCCGTGGCTGTACGCGACCGAGAAGATCTCTGGTCACAACTTCTTCGACGCCAGCAAGGTCCCGCTGCTGGCGTCATGGATGGAGCGTTTTACCCATCTTGACGCTGCCAAGGCGGTGTTCCAGGAGCAGGACGTCGACAGCCTGGTTGAATTCGCTCGGTCGGTACTCTTGACCGGTGCTGCAACCAGCTCATAA
- the LOC119331017 gene encoding probable glutathione S-transferase GSTU6 gives MAGGKGEEVKLLGAWASPYVARVKLALHLKGVSYKYMEEDLTNKSELLLRSNPVHRMVPVLIHGGKPICESQVIVQYVDETFASIGPALLPADPHERAVAHFWAAYVDDKVLPPWGMLLRAKTDEVEERAEWMRQTIAAVDALEEGVRECSKGKGFLGGDDVGYLDVLLGGMVPWVYATEKISGHNFFGASKAPLLAAWMERFTELDAAKAVFQDVDSLVEYAGTVLSGMAVSN, from the coding sequence ATGGCTGGGGGGAAGGGAGAGGAAGTGAAGCTGTTGGGGGCGTGGGCTAGCCCGTACGTGGCCAGGGTGAAGCTAGCGCTCCACCTCAAGGGCGTGAGCTACAAGTACATGGAGGAGGACCTCACCAACAAGAGCGAGCTGCTCCTCCGCTCCAACCCCGTCCACAGGATGGTTCCCGTGCTCATCCACGGCGGCAAACCCATCTGTGAGTCCCAGGTCATCGTCCAGTACGTCGACGAGACCTTCGCCTCTATCGGCCCTGCCCTCCTCCCTGCCGACCCCCACGAGCGTGCGGTGGCCCACTTCTGGGCCGCCTACGTCGACGACAAGGTGCTGCCGCCGTGGGGGATGCTCTTGAGGGCAAAGACAGACGAGGTCGAGGAGAGGGCGGAGTGGATGAGGCAGACCATCGCAGCGGTGGATGCGCTGGAGGAAGGAGTGAGGGAGTGCTCGAAGGGCAAGGGGTTCTTGGGCGGTGATGACGTCGGCTACCTCGACGTCCTGCTCGGGGGCATGGTCCCGTGGGTGTACGCCACCGAGAAGATCTCCGGTCACAACTTCTTCGGCGCCAGCAAGGCCCCGCTGCTGGCGGCATGGATGGAGCGCTTCACGGAGCTGGACGCTGCCAAGGCGGTGTTCCAGGACGTCGACAGCTTGGTAGAGTATGCTGGGACCGTACTTTCCGGCATGGCTGTAAGCAACTGA